A genome region from Victivallis lenta includes the following:
- the gpmI gene encoding 2,3-bisphosphoglycerate-independent phosphoglycerate mutase: MLQALKKNPKFTPRRGPVVLAILDGVGYGKYADGDAVKLARTPVLDAFMKNCPVTKLKAHGTAVGMPSDDDMGNSEVGHNAIGCGRVFSQGAKLVEEAVESKKLFAGEVWKKLIENVKRHDSTLHFLGLFSDGNVHSNINHLKAMVEEAKKAGVKHVRIHALLDGRDVPETSALEYIDPFEAFLAELNKDGFDARIASGGGRMVITMDRYGANWDMVRKGWEVHVHGCGEMFRNAHEAVEALRKKTGAIDQDLPPFVISDDGRTPVGAMKDHDSVIFFNFRGDRALEITKAFEAEQLAEFDRGIRPDVMYAGMMEYDGDLHAPKLYLVNPPEIDRTMDEYLCATGVPQLAVSETQKFGHVTYFFNGNRSGKFSDTLDDYEEIRSDIVPFEQRPWMKCAEITDRVVEAIGSGKYGMIRLNFPNGDMVGHTGNMEAVIVAMESLDLCLARIKKAVEEAGGVLVISADHGNADDMLEHDKKGNVKLDKAGAPARKTSHSLNPVPCIVFDPESKNEYKPELREGLGISSLAATCIELLGYEPPADYDPSVLVFK, from the coding sequence ATGTTGCAGGCATTGAAAAAGAATCCGAAGTTCACGCCCCGCCGCGGTCCGGTGGTGCTCGCCATTCTCGACGGCGTCGGCTACGGCAAATACGCCGACGGCGACGCCGTGAAGCTGGCACGCACGCCCGTTCTCGATGCGTTCATGAAGAACTGCCCCGTCACGAAGCTCAAGGCGCACGGCACCGCGGTCGGCATGCCGTCCGACGACGATATGGGCAACAGTGAAGTCGGCCACAACGCGATCGGCTGCGGCCGGGTCTTCTCGCAGGGCGCGAAGCTGGTCGAAGAGGCGGTCGAATCGAAGAAGCTGTTCGCCGGTGAAGTCTGGAAAAAGCTGATCGAAAATGTAAAGCGGCACGATTCGACGCTGCATTTTCTCGGCCTCTTTTCGGACGGCAACGTCCACAGCAACATCAATCACCTGAAGGCGATGGTCGAAGAGGCGAAGAAGGCCGGCGTGAAGCACGTCCGCATCCACGCGCTGCTCGACGGCCGCGACGTGCCCGAAACCTCGGCGCTCGAATACATCGATCCGTTCGAAGCGTTCCTGGCCGAACTGAATAAAGACGGCTTCGACGCCCGGATCGCCTCCGGCGGCGGCCGCATGGTCATCACCATGGACCGCTACGGCGCGAACTGGGACATGGTCCGCAAAGGGTGGGAGGTTCACGTCCACGGCTGCGGCGAAATGTTCCGGAACGCCCATGAAGCGGTCGAGGCCCTGCGCAAAAAAACCGGCGCGATCGACCAGGACCTGCCGCCCTTCGTCATCTCCGACGACGGCAGGACTCCGGTCGGCGCGATGAAAGATCACGATTCGGTCATCTTCTTCAACTTCCGCGGCGACCGTGCGCTTGAGATCACGAAGGCGTTCGAGGCCGAACAGCTCGCCGAGTTCGACCGCGGCATCCGTCCCGACGTCATGTACGCCGGCATGATGGAGTATGACGGCGACCTCCACGCGCCGAAGCTCTATCTCGTCAATCCGCCCGAGATCGACCGGACGATGGACGAATATCTCTGCGCCACCGGCGTTCCGCAGCTCGCCGTCAGCGAAACCCAGAAGTTCGGCCACGTGACCTATTTCTTCAACGGCAACCGCTCCGGAAAATTCAGCGACACGCTCGACGACTACGAGGAGATCCGCTCGGACATCGTTCCGTTCGAGCAGCGCCCGTGGATGAAGTGCGCCGAGATCACCGACCGCGTCGTCGAAGCGATCGGCAGCGGCAAGTACGGCATGATCCGCCTGAACTTCCCGAACGGCGACATGGTCGGGCACACCGGCAATATGGAAGCGGTCATCGTCGCGATGGAGTCTCTCGACCTCTGCCTCGCCCGGATCAAAAAAGCGGTGGAAGAAGCCGGCGGCGTCCTCGTCATCAGCGCCGACCACGGCAATGCGGACGATATGCTTGAGCACGACAAGAAGGGGAACGTCAAGCTGGACAAGGCCGGCGCCCCGGCCCGCAAAACCAGCCATTCGCTGAACCCGGTTCCGTGCATCGTCTTCGATCCGGAATCGAAGAACGAATACAAGCCCGAGCTCCGTGAAGGGCTCGGCATCAGCTCGCTGGCCGCGACCTGCATCGAGCTGCTCGGCTACGAGCCGCCCGCCGATTACGATCCGAGCGTTCTCGTGTTCAAATAA
- the lpxA gene encoding acyl-ACP--UDP-N-acetylglucosamine O-acyltransferase, with the protein MPKIHPSAIVSDGAELDDSVEVGPFCFVGPNVRIGAGSRLIGHCNIDGHTTLGRNNVIHPFAALGQPAQDHAVVEGEATYLNIGDNNIFREGCTIHTGTKPGSETRIGSRNMFMNATHVAHNCIVGNDVIYVGYAGTAGYCEIFDNVLISGLVGIHQFCRVGRFAIISGGSVFSKDIPPFMMAEGRNGGVKMINKVGLQRAGFSTETISVIKQIFRIYYRSGLIPTNALERIRTELPQIPEVREFIHFCETSKKGVISAQVEGHRS; encoded by the coding sequence ATGCCGAAAATTCATCCCTCCGCCATCGTTTCCGACGGCGCCGAGCTCGACGACAGCGTCGAAGTCGGTCCGTTCTGCTTTGTCGGTCCGAACGTCAGGATCGGCGCCGGTTCGCGCCTGATCGGTCACTGCAACATCGACGGGCATACGACGCTCGGGCGGAACAACGTGATCCACCCGTTCGCGGCGCTCGGCCAGCCGGCCCAGGACCATGCGGTCGTCGAAGGCGAAGCGACCTACCTGAACATCGGCGACAACAACATCTTCCGCGAAGGCTGCACGATCCATACCGGCACAAAGCCCGGAAGCGAAACCCGGATCGGCAGCCGCAACATGTTCATGAACGCAACCCACGTCGCCCACAACTGCATCGTCGGCAACGACGTGATCTACGTCGGCTATGCCGGCACCGCCGGATACTGTGAAATCTTCGACAACGTCCTGATCTCCGGCCTGGTCGGCATCCACCAGTTCTGCCGGGTCGGGCGGTTCGCGATCATCTCGGGCGGCTCGGTCTTTTCGAAGGACATTCCGCCCTTCATGATGGCCGAAGGGCGCAACGGCGGCGTGAAGATGATCAACAAGGTCGGGTTGCAGCGCGCCGGATTTTCGACCGAGACGATCTCGGTCATCAAGCAGATTTTCCGGATCTACTACCGCAGCGGGCTCATCCCGACCAACGCGCTCGAACGGATCCGGACCGAATTGCCGCAGATCCCGGAGGTGCGTGAATTCATCCATTTCTGCGAAACGAGCAAAAAAGGCGTCATCTCGGCCCAGGTCGAGGGGCACCGCAGCTGA
- a CDS encoding TrmH family RNA methyltransferase has protein sequence MKICLILDRLRSAHNTGNIFRIAEALGAEIIACGYTPAPPHPKLAKTAMGADRMVRCRTMPDAAGAVRLLRTEGYAMILAAEPGPESVFAWNMQYEFPLGLVFGNEALGVSPEALAEVDGLVGLPMLGEKASINVGNAAAAILYAVAATAQYGVKL, from the coding sequence ATGAAAATCTGCCTGATTCTCGACCGGCTGCGCAGTGCGCACAATACCGGCAACATATTCCGCATCGCGGAGGCGCTCGGCGCCGAAATCATCGCCTGCGGCTACACCCCGGCGCCGCCGCACCCGAAGCTGGCCAAAACCGCGATGGGGGCGGACCGGATGGTGCGCTGCCGCACGATGCCGGACGCGGCCGGCGCCGTCCGTCTCCTGCGGACGGAGGGATATGCGATGATTCTCGCGGCCGAACCCGGGCCGGAGAGCGTATTCGCATGGAACATGCAGTATGAATTCCCGCTCGGCCTCGTGTTCGGCAACGAAGCGCTCGGCGTTTCTCCCGAGGCGCTGGCCGAGGTCGACGGCCTGGTCGGGCTGCCGATGCTCGGGGAAAAAGCGTCGATCAATGTCGGCAACGCGGCGGCGGCCATTCTTTATGCGGTCGCCGCCACGGCCCAATACGGAGTGAAATTATGA
- a CDS encoding NAD(+)/NADH kinase translates to MKIRLVGKNLEDIRPLLALADFAEAGEGETPELVVTHGGDGALLGAARDYPQLPILPVRDARTAPLCPRHECRIQLEAFRAGRTRLLPLPMISGAVRDVTLHALNDVFLHNMDRSSALRYRVRINGELYANEVVGDGVGLASVHGSTAYYKSITHSIFRVGIGLAFSNSTEEVSHLVLSESSVIEIEVVRGPGILIADNSPVRPVVNEGEIVTLRQSDRTARIYGLDNFMCPACRALRHPGANPRPVGWTF, encoded by the coding sequence ATGAAGATCAGACTGGTCGGCAAAAACCTCGAAGACATCCGTCCGCTGCTGGCTCTCGCGGATTTCGCCGAAGCCGGGGAGGGGGAGACGCCGGAGCTCGTCGTCACGCACGGCGGCGACGGCGCGCTGCTCGGCGCGGCGCGCGATTACCCGCAGCTGCCGATCCTGCCGGTCCGCGATGCGCGCACGGCGCCGCTCTGCCCGCGCCACGAGTGCCGCATCCAGCTCGAAGCGTTCCGGGCGGGCCGGACCCGGCTGCTGCCGCTGCCGATGATCTCCGGCGCGGTGCGCGATGTGACGCTCCATGCGCTGAACGACGTTTTTCTTCATAACATGGACCGTTCGAGCGCGCTGCGTTACCGGGTCCGCATCAACGGCGAACTTTATGCGAACGAGGTGGTCGGCGACGGCGTCGGGCTGGCGAGCGTCCACGGCAGCACGGCTTATTACAAGAGCATTACGCACAGCATATTCCGGGTCGGCATCGGGCTGGCGTTCAGCAATTCGACCGAGGAGGTCAGCCACCTCGTGCTCTCGGAGAGCTCGGTCATTGAAATCGAAGTCGTGCGCGGTCCCGGCATTCTGATCGCCGACAATTCGCCGGTGCGGCCGGTCGTGAACGAGGGGGAGATCGTGACGCTGCGGCAGTCGGACCGGACGGCCCGGATTTACGGGCTCGACAACTTCATGTGTCCGGCCTGCCGCGCGCTGCGCCATCCCGGGGCCAACCCGCGGCCGGTCGGCTGGACGTTCTGA
- a CDS encoding DUF2752 domain-containing protein, whose protein sequence is MRERSAAKLLLWGAAGVAAAGAAVLLYFVDPAESAWLPGCPLRTLTGLNCAGCGGTRGIHALLHGDVAGCFRMNALLLPLLALAGLLAWKPRLAAKPSVALCVAAVIILYSVARNLPCFPFLAPH, encoded by the coding sequence ATGCGGGAGAGGAGTGCGGCAAAACTGCTGCTCTGGGGCGCGGCCGGAGTCGCCGCGGCGGGGGCGGCGGTGCTGCTTTACTTCGTCGATCCGGCCGAAAGCGCCTGGCTGCCGGGCTGCCCGCTCCGCACGCTGACCGGGCTCAACTGCGCCGGCTGCGGCGGCACGCGTGGAATCCACGCGCTGCTGCACGGCGATGTCGCCGGGTGTTTCCGGATGAACGCGCTGCTGCTTCCGCTGCTGGCGCTGGCCGGGCTGCTGGCGTGGAAGCCGCGCCTGGCGGCGAAGCCGTCCGTCGCGCTCTGCGTCGCTGCCGTGATCATTCTCTATTCGGTTGCCCGGAATCTGCCCTGCTTCCCATTCCTCGCTCCGCACTGA
- a CDS encoding nucleoside deaminase, which produces MKEKMECFVPEIRIPEWLETYAEKLYGQPLPSPEERVRLTVELAAENVRRGTGGPFAAALFDCENRRLHSIGINVVLSSGQSFAHAEMTAIAAAQRKTGRIDLAGFELVSSCEPCVMCFGGILWSGVSALLYGAPGRMAAETGFDEGDKVPDWHNSLEFRGIRVCGPLLGEAARKPFELYRKLGGVIY; this is translated from the coding sequence ATGAAAGAAAAGATGGAGTGTTTCGTCCCGGAAATCCGGATCCCGGAGTGGCTCGAAACTTATGCGGAAAAACTTTACGGCCAGCCGCTCCCCTCCCCTGAAGAGCGGGTCCGCCTGACCGTGGAGCTCGCGGCGGAAAATGTCCGGCGCGGTACGGGCGGCCCGTTCGCCGCCGCCCTCTTCGACTGCGAAAACCGCCGGCTCCACTCGATCGGAATCAACGTCGTGCTGAGTTCCGGGCAGTCTTTCGCCCATGCGGAGATGACCGCCATCGCCGCCGCCCAGCGGAAAACCGGGCGGATCGACCTGGCCGGCTTCGAACTCGTATCGAGCTGCGAGCCGTGCGTCATGTGCTTCGGCGGAATCCTCTGGAGCGGCGTCTCAGCTCTCCTGTACGGCGCTCCCGGCCGGATGGCCGCGGAAACCGGCTTCGATGAGGGCGACAAAGTTCCGGACTGGCACAACTCGCTCGAATTCCGCGGAATCCGCGTATGCGGGCCGCTGCTCGGGGAGGCCGCCCGCAAACCGTTCGAACTCTACCGCAAGCTCGGCGGCGTCATCTACTGA
- a CDS encoding superoxide dismutase [Ni], translating to MKLKKSLVVLAVLGVMAAAGFRIYAHCEIPCGIYDDPMRMKMIHEHIRTIGKSIHEIGHLGAAEKPDANQLTRWIINKDDHADQLRDIVTQYFMTQRLKPLAPGDPGYEKYIRELTLLHALLVEAMKSKQGVDPATAEKMSVLAAEFEKSYFGEGGR from the coding sequence ATGAAACTGAAGAAAAGTCTGGTCGTGCTGGCGGTTCTCGGAGTCATGGCGGCGGCCGGGTTCCGGATTTACGCGCATTGCGAGATCCCGTGCGGCATTTATGACGACCCGATGCGGATGAAGATGATTCACGAACATATCCGCACCATCGGCAAAAGCATTCATGAGATCGGCCATCTTGGGGCGGCGGAGAAGCCGGACGCAAACCAGCTGACCCGCTGGATCATCAACAAGGACGATCATGCGGACCAGCTCCGGGACATCGTGACTCAGTACTTCATGACCCAGCGGCTGAAACCGCTTGCTCCAGGCGATCCGGGGTATGAGAAATACATCCGGGAGCTCACGCTGCTGCATGCGCTGCTGGTCGAGGCGATGAAATCGAAGCAGGGTGTGGACCCCGCGACGGCGGAGAAGATGTCGGTGCTGGCGGCGGAGTTCGAAAAGAGCTACTTCGGTGAAGGCGGCAGGTAG
- a CDS encoding glycosyl hydrolase-related protein, with the protein MKFYYFNSTHWDREWYQPYQEFRKYLVDAARELLRIFDTEPEFRRFTFDGQTIVLEDITEIRPDWRPKLEELIRSGRLSVGPWYVMPDEFLVSGEAMIRNLQVGRRIAAEYGARAWPVGYACDIFGHIAQLPQIFAGFGFEGAVVWRGTRGEDGGHFVLWESPDGTRLKTLNLSRWSGYSDFTLNVRGMLPVPLDEAAFKEKFRKFVEEDTENWGDVFVLSDAFDHATPFGETEKMFRCIRELYPEAEIIHTDYTELFDREFGAEALPVIVGEQIYPADGIRNGGGQISSTLSSRCDLKRANDLCQNELELSVEPEMAIRTAAGDVESLPLLRYTWKHFLQNHAHDSICGCSVDQVHRTMLCRYDEVRNLDRMLDEEFRLIDRARITGKHIYASIRQNFKDDKECEAVAADGCYTLRLFNPLPRPVRRTMELELPFPAHASYPYPKRRGELFGYEFLNCFRLYDAAGNEIQYQLKSVRSNQLRAFYRQDSRRYDIYTVICAPELPPCGWCGIEVRPTDAFMRSFDTLTVTPLSASNGLIRLDVNPDGTFDLTDLRSKRSYRRMNDFRIDREIGDGWNHVRPVGNRRVCGAGNAQVVLTQDGPIRAEFEITRRYDVPRALRCEGTNREAYAGLAESDEIVTLEIVTTISIDRGSEVANCRTVVRNNLCDYRLQLLVPTGISGDYFLSQSFAHLERPAGRTEGKWSESFGEPEMIEKNFDGVLGKRDEKGGIAFLSRGGIHEGGALTDENGSLVITLLRAFGRTVQTNGETEGQVQGDRCFEYALDCFGPESCFTELFSRMQELRAPVSNYMLKTEEIAGRNEESFITVSGGLAFTSLKPAEDGAPGAVILRLVNFERGMRSAAVSTARPVSRAVLCRLDETEVSELGGGEFAVTAKPGEIVTLKLEFGQ; encoded by the coding sequence ATGAAATTCTATTATTTCAACTCGACCCATTGGGACCGCGAATGGTACCAGCCGTATCAGGAATTCCGCAAGTATCTGGTGGACGCGGCGCGTGAGCTGCTGCGGATTTTCGACACCGAGCCGGAGTTCCGCCGTTTCACCTTCGACGGGCAGACGATCGTGCTCGAAGACATCACGGAGATCCGGCCGGACTGGAGACCGAAGCTTGAGGAGCTGATCCGGAGCGGCCGGCTCAGCGTCGGCCCGTGGTACGTGATGCCGGACGAGTTTCTGGTTTCCGGTGAAGCGATGATCCGGAATCTGCAGGTCGGCCGCCGGATTGCGGCGGAATACGGCGCCCGGGCGTGGCCGGTCGGCTATGCCTGCGATATCTTCGGACACATCGCCCAGCTGCCGCAGATCTTTGCGGGATTCGGCTTCGAGGGCGCCGTGGTCTGGCGCGGAACGCGCGGTGAAGACGGCGGCCATTTCGTCCTGTGGGAAAGCCCGGACGGGACGCGGCTGAAAACGCTGAATTTGTCGAGATGGTCCGGTTATTCGGATTTTACGCTGAATGTGCGCGGCATGCTGCCGGTGCCTCTCGACGAGGCGGCGTTCAAGGAGAAGTTCAGGAAGTTCGTCGAGGAGGATACCGAAAACTGGGGCGATGTCTTCGTCCTCTCCGACGCATTCGACCACGCGACGCCGTTTGGAGAGACGGAGAAGATGTTCCGCTGCATCCGGGAGCTCTATCCGGAGGCGGAGATCATCCATACCGATTACACGGAGCTCTTCGACCGCGAATTCGGTGCGGAGGCGCTGCCGGTGATCGTCGGCGAGCAGATCTACCCGGCCGACGGGATACGCAACGGCGGCGGGCAGATCAGCTCGACGTTGAGCTCCCGCTGCGACCTCAAGCGGGCGAATGATTTGTGTCAGAATGAGCTGGAACTCTCCGTCGAACCGGAAATGGCGATCCGGACGGCGGCGGGGGATGTGGAGTCGCTGCCGCTGCTGCGTTACACCTGGAAGCATTTTCTGCAGAATCATGCGCACGACTCGATCTGCGGCTGTTCGGTCGATCAGGTTCACCGCACGATGCTCTGCCGCTACGACGAAGTGCGGAATCTGGACCGGATGCTGGACGAAGAGTTCCGGCTCATCGACCGCGCCCGCATCACTGGGAAGCATATTTATGCGAGCATCCGGCAGAATTTCAAGGACGACAAGGAGTGCGAGGCGGTCGCCGCGGACGGCTGCTACACGCTGCGGCTGTTCAACCCGCTGCCGCGTCCGGTCCGGCGGACGATGGAGCTTGAGCTGCCGTTCCCGGCCCATGCGTCCTATCCGTATCCGAAGCGCCGGGGGGAGCTGTTCGGGTATGAGTTTCTGAATTGCTTCCGGCTTTACGATGCTGCCGGGAATGAAATCCAGTATCAGCTCAAATCGGTGCGCAGCAATCAGCTGCGTGCATTCTACCGGCAGGACAGCCGCCGGTACGACATCTATACGGTCATCTGCGCGCCGGAACTGCCGCCGTGCGGCTGGTGCGGCATCGAGGTGCGGCCCACCGACGCATTCATGCGGAGCTTCGACACGCTGACCGTGACGCCGCTCTCAGCCTCGAACGGATTGATCCGGCTCGATGTCAACCCGGACGGCACCTTCGACCTGACCGACCTGCGGAGCAAACGCAGTTATCGGAGGATGAACGACTTCCGCATCGATCGCGAGATCGGTGACGGCTGGAATCATGTCCGGCCCGTCGGCAACCGCCGCGTGTGCGGGGCCGGGAACGCGCAAGTCGTTCTGACCCAGGATGGTCCGATCCGTGCCGAGTTCGAGATCACCCGCCGCTATGACGTTCCGCGCGCGCTTCGCTGCGAAGGGACGAACCGGGAGGCGTATGCCGGACTTGCGGAGAGCGACGAAATCGTTACGCTTGAAATCGTCACCACAATCTCCATCGACCGCGGCAGCGAAGTGGCGAACTGCCGGACCGTGGTTCGGAACAATCTTTGCGATTACCGGCTCCAGCTGCTGGTTCCGACCGGGATTTCCGGCGACTATTTCCTGAGCCAGAGTTTTGCGCACTTGGAGCGTCCGGCCGGACGGACGGAAGGCAAGTGGTCGGAGTCGTTCGGAGAGCCGGAGATGATCGAAAAGAACTTCGACGGCGTTCTCGGCAAGCGCGACGAGAAGGGCGGGATCGCGTTCCTGTCGCGCGGCGGCATCCATGAGGGCGGCGCCCTGACCGATGAAAACGGGTCGCTGGTCATCACGCTGCTCCGCGCCTTCGGGCGCACCGTCCAGACCAACGGGGAGACGGAAGGGCAGGTGCAGGGCGACCGCTGTTTCGAATATGCGCTCGACTGCTTCGGGCCGGAGAGCTGCTTTACGGAGCTCTTTTCGCGCATGCAGGAGCTGCGCGCGCCGGTGTCGAACTATATGCTCAAAACGGAAGAGATCGCCGGGCGGAATGAAGAGAGCTTCATCACCGTCTCCGGCGGGCTCGCCTTCACCAGCCTGAAGCCGGCGGAGGACGGTGCGCCGGGCGCGGTGATCCTGCGTCTGGTCAATTTCGAGCGCGGGATGCGTTCGGCGGCGGTTTCGACGGCGCGCCCTGTGAGCCGCGCGGTACTCTGCCGCCTCGACGAAACGGAGGTGAGCGAGCTCGGCGGCGGCGAGTTCGCCGTGACCGCGAAACCGGGCGAGATCGTCACGCTGAAGCTCGAATTCGGGCAGTGA